One genomic window of Halovivax cerinus includes the following:
- a CDS encoding sulfatase — translation MIAKPNIIWLTLDSLRQDHTTMGSYDRETTPNIQSIADGSDGIAFSSCFSHSRASATSIPSILSGTYPSRHGTYYADRSGFPDELPLVAELLQDVGYHTAAVSNNAYASELTGLERGFDDFTLLGTTPFDLLKSAGVRSVAKYIANIRRHSVGFETDLHAHSAAYLVNEVTERRIRSASEPVFLYVHYNETHRGFYPPLPYLDRFTDGLDISPREAASIAMDIHHNLVEIVANGCELSETELAALEAMYDGEIAYTDDRVGALYETIQTLLGETIIVITADHGELFGEESMLAHKYSMHNAVLNVPMVVQGIEGLTDEGPIQHSDVIRTLLEVAGARTETIQGVDLREEQREFAISQSPPGTLDPLLEHNASYDKTKFPTEPYSVCQNGQFKYIDRSDGPHLYRLPDETTNVASEHPDAVEQIGDFLSYWLETEGERIGSGQEITLDGKTQSRLADLGYLDHEM, via the coding sequence ATGATAGCAAAACCCAACATCATCTGGCTTACGCTAGATAGCCTGCGTCAAGACCACACGACGATGGGCAGCTACGATCGAGAGACGACCCCCAATATCCAATCGATAGCGGATGGTTCAGATGGGATCGCCTTCTCGTCATGTTTCTCCCACTCTCGGGCATCCGCAACGTCGATCCCGTCGATACTCAGCGGCACGTACCCGTCGAGACACGGTACGTACTACGCGGATCGGTCGGGATTTCCGGACGAACTACCACTCGTCGCAGAACTACTACAGGATGTAGGCTATCATACCGCTGCCGTTTCCAATAACGCGTATGCGAGTGAATTAACCGGTCTCGAGCGTGGATTCGACGATTTCACGCTTCTCGGGACGACGCCTTTCGATCTCCTGAAAAGTGCCGGCGTTCGATCGGTGGCAAAATACATCGCAAATATCCGTCGTCATTCGGTGGGATTCGAGACAGATCTGCACGCTCACTCCGCCGCGTACTTGGTCAACGAAGTCACCGAACGGCGCATTCGTTCTGCGTCGGAGCCGGTTTTTCTGTACGTTCACTACAACGAAACCCACCGAGGATTCTATCCGCCGCTTCCGTACCTCGATCGGTTCACCGACGGGCTAGATATTTCACCCAGAGAGGCAGCCTCGATTGCGATGGACATCCACCACAACCTCGTAGAAATCGTCGCGAACGGATGCGAACTGAGTGAGACAGAGCTAGCTGCACTCGAAGCAATGTACGACGGTGAAATCGCGTATACGGACGATCGCGTCGGTGCCCTCTACGAAACGATTCAAACTTTGCTAGGCGAGACGATCATCGTCATCACCGCCGATCACGGTGAGCTATTTGGCGAGGAAAGTATGCTCGCGCATAAGTACAGTATGCACAACGCCGTACTGAACGTCCCGATGGTCGTCCAGGGTATCGAGGGCCTCACCGATGAGGGTCCGATTCAGCATTCGGACGTTATTCGAACATTGTTGGAAGTGGCTGGCGCCAGGACGGAAACCATTCAAGGGGTCGATCTCCGAGAGGAACAGCGTGAGTTCGCGATCAGTCAGTCGCCGCCGGGGACTCTGGACCCCTTACTCGAACACAACGCGTCATACGACAAAACGAAGTTCCCGACGGAGCCTTACTCGGTGTGTCAGAACGGGCAGTTCAAATACATCGATCGGTCGGACGGACCGCATCTGTATCGCCTTCCCGACGAAACGACGAACGTAGCAAGCGAACACCCAGATGCCGTCGAACAGATAGGTGATTTCTTATCATATTGGCTAGAAACTGAGGGCGAACGGATCGGGTCTGGTCAGGAGATCACCCTGGACGGTAAGACACAATCACGATTGGCTGATCTGGGATACTTAGACCATGAGATGTGA
- a CDS encoding alkaline phosphatase family protein encodes MTLVVLGIDALDPDLVDPEHHQALTLDRYESIETIPSMTGEPSTHELWPTIITGCSPDEHGLKLEDGVAWEHPLLRMARTVATYTVPDTIQTRVGAWLLNNTSEDAFRVPATYYVEHGLSTVFDSVSAKAIGIPNYVTNPDREDREHRIRREMGSLFERNPDTQGGHTSSDVTEFYERCMEMIMIRTARIRRAVRSRQFELVFGYTSGLDLIGHVSHDRPEMQEQAYAEANDFVVELLDDLDETDDLLLVSDHGLQDGLHTDEAMVASTDPELIDGIGSVTDVRSAIEGELNRVDHQPEPPWTEQGSVEPSERVSQQLEDLGYM; translated from the coding sequence ATGACGCTGGTGGTACTGGGAATTGACGCACTGGATCCGGATCTCGTTGATCCCGAGCACCACCAAGCACTCACACTCGACCGGTACGAGTCCATCGAGACCATTCCGAGCATGACGGGGGAACCGAGTACGCACGAACTCTGGCCAACGATCATAACCGGCTGCAGTCCCGACGAACACGGTCTAAAACTCGAGGACGGCGTTGCGTGGGAGCATCCACTCCTCCGAATGGCACGTACCGTCGCGACGTATACGGTGCCGGATACGATCCAGACGAGAGTTGGCGCGTGGTTGCTCAACAACACGTCGGAAGATGCCTTCCGTGTCCCAGCGACGTACTACGTCGAACACGGTCTGTCGACGGTTTTCGATTCAGTCTCTGCGAAGGCGATCGGCATCCCGAACTACGTCACTAACCCAGACCGGGAGGATCGGGAACACCGTATTCGCCGGGAGATGGGGTCGCTGTTCGAACGCAATCCCGACACCCAAGGCGGTCACACCTCCTCCGACGTGACTGAATTCTACGAGCGGTGTATGGAGATGATTATGATTCGGACAGCTCGCATCCGACGGGCAGTTCGCAGTCGCCAATTCGAACTCGTCTTTGGATACACGAGTGGACTCGATCTTATCGGACACGTCTCTCACGATCGACCGGAGATGCAAGAACAGGCGTACGCTGAAGCGAACGACTTCGTCGTGGAACTCCTGGACGACCTCGATGAAACGGACGATCTGTTGCTCGTCAGCGATCATGGTCTGCAGGATGGATTGCACACAGACGAAGCGATGGTTGCCAGCACGGATCCCGAACTCATTGACGGAATCGGGAGTGTGACGGACGTTCGATCGGCCATCGAAGGAGAGCTCAACCGCGTTGATCACCAACCCGAGCCCCCCTGGACGGAGCAGGGATCGGTTGAACCGTCCGAACGAGTATCACAGCAACTCGAAGATCTCGGGTATATGTGA
- a CDS encoding glycosyltransferase family 4 protein, giving the protein MVLTDRICTTPTVRAASTVGVSSVILTTGPAAVRYDSSDDSVDKTPSFPSLPVSKKIQYPFIKSIHRQNEDAFTTADEVIALSEFDASITNETFGRTPRCIYLPVKLDEYTVDIWEPTAVTMANPRNERKGLDIFLSVARNFPDVEFQVVGKLHEGVDRSVFAKQDNVRYLGWVDNMKEVYKNTKVLMIPSKYQEGGPRLVPEAFANSIPVIGSDLGGTPDYIGNGGEIVSDVHSIQEWVSTLEKLLTDDEYYQMKSSFARERSSLFALNSQVGKLESILQSV; this is encoded by the coding sequence GTGGTATTAACGGACAGAATATGTACCACCCCTACCGTACGTGCCGCAAGTACTGTTGGGGTATCATCAGTTATTCTTACCACGGGCCCTGCTGCAGTACGTTATGATTCTAGTGACGATAGTGTCGATAAAACTCCATCTTTTCCCTCCCTACCCGTATCGAAGAAAATTCAGTACCCGTTTATAAAATCAATACACAGACAGAATGAGGATGCGTTTACAACTGCAGACGAGGTAATCGCTCTCAGTGAATTCGACGCTAGCATTACAAATGAGACATTTGGGCGAACCCCTCGATGTATCTATCTTCCGGTTAAACTCGATGAATATACGGTGGATATTTGGGAACCAACGGCAGTTACGATGGCCAATCCAAGGAATGAACGGAAAGGACTAGATATCTTCCTTTCTGTCGCCAGGAACTTTCCAGACGTTGAATTCCAAGTAGTTGGAAAATTGCATGAAGGAGTTGATAGATCAGTGTTTGCCAAACAAGACAACGTCCGGTATCTAGGATGGGTCGATAACATGAAAGAAGTGTACAAAAATACGAAAGTGCTCATGATACCCTCAAAATATCAGGAAGGTGGACCTCGTTTGGTTCCAGAGGCGTTCGCAAATAGTATTCCAGTTATTGGCAGCGACCTTGGGGGGACGCCTGATTATATTGGTAATGGTGGTGAAATCGTATCAGATGTTCACTCAATTCAGGAGTGGGTGTCGACATTAGAAAAGTTATTGACAGACGATGAATATTACCAGATGAAGTCGAGCTTTGCTAGAGAGAGAAGTAGTTTGTTTGCCCTCAACTCCCAGGTAGGGAAACTGGAATCGATTTTACAAAGCGTATGA
- a CDS encoding glycosyltransferase family 4 protein: MKVAYVTPFYNGNCEGRFGRFHDWIHTARDMDDPPFEFEVIALMVDNPDSTLSSQSNSCLGSANELWASKLNKAEIALNLPRIHRELRTGDYDVVHVLRLDGLIFPTVLSAIDAQTAVVIGPNIGGWSPIREGGQWDHDGNISGIKQQVGYRYRQLLTKIATYDIALSFTKYHRKILLEYGVDNSKIRVLKPGVSEIFSNSWDFGNESKKNSPTVLYVGDLSEHKGYDLFLRAIAKSESDFHAFIAGTGTPRRKLIHSLGIEKCITHLGFIERKDLPRYYWEADLFVMPSIDEMGPNTIIEALASGTPVVATDTEGINEFSPKDVSDYFSPRTPDALARAIDRSLSENNQRKAKKYRGKFLAVDTLSQLKTIYERIIE, encoded by the coding sequence ATGAAGGTAGCGTATGTAACTCCTTTTTATAATGGAAATTGCGAGGGGAGGTTTGGACGGTTCCATGACTGGATACATACTGCCCGTGATATGGATGACCCACCCTTCGAATTTGAGGTCATTGCATTAATGGTGGATAATCCGGATTCAACTTTATCGTCGCAAAGTAATTCCTGCCTCGGATCGGCGAACGAACTCTGGGCATCAAAACTGAATAAGGCCGAGATCGCTCTAAACTTACCTCGAATTCACCGAGAATTGAGAACAGGTGATTACGACGTCGTCCATGTATTGCGACTAGATGGTCTTATCTTCCCAACAGTACTTAGTGCAATAGACGCCCAAACAGCAGTTGTAATCGGCCCGAACATAGGCGGGTGGTCACCGATTCGGGAAGGAGGGCAATGGGATCATGATGGTAATATATCTGGTATTAAACAACAGGTGGGATATCGATATCGTCAATTACTCACTAAAATAGCAACGTACGATATTGCATTAAGTTTTACCAAGTATCATCGGAAAATACTACTTGAGTATGGGGTAGATAACTCTAAAATAAGGGTTTTGAAACCAGGGGTTAGTGAAATATTTTCTAATAGTTGGGATTTCGGAAACGAATCAAAAAAGAACTCTCCCACTGTATTATATGTGGGTGATTTATCGGAGCATAAGGGGTATGATCTATTTCTACGAGCAATTGCGAAGTCTGAAAGTGACTTTCACGCCTTTATCGCAGGTACAGGAACTCCGCGACGGAAATTAATCCATTCGCTTGGTATTGAGAAGTGTATTACCCACCTTGGATTCATTGAGAGAAAAGACCTCCCACGTTACTACTGGGAGGCCGACCTTTTTGTAATGCCATCAATAGATGAAATGGGACCAAACACTATCATCGAGGCCCTTGCAAGCGGGACCCCCGTGGTTGCTACGGACACTGAAGGAATAAATGAATTTTCTCCGAAAGATGTGTCTGACTATTTTTCCCCTAGAACACCTGATGCACTTGCACGAGCAATCGATAGATCCTTGTCCGAGAATAATCAGAGAAAAGCTAAAAAATATAGGGGCAAGTTCCTTGCAGTCGATACACTATCACAGTTAAAAACCATCTATGAAAGGATAATCGAATAG